The DNA region TTGTTAATCTCTTCCTCTGTTAAGTTGCCTTCTGAAACATCGAACCATTTCATTTCAGCTATGATTAACAATTCTTCAAAATCTCTTAAGATACCACTAACGGCTTTTAAGCGAGTTTGATATGGCAAAAACTGTTTTATTGCGCCGACAAGTTGAGATATTGCGATAATAACAGCCCATACAAAACTATATTTTTGCCAAATAACCCATCCACAAATGCTACTACTAGAAGTTATCCCCAGAAAAATATTTATTGTTTTATCTATAAACTCAGATTGTTCCATATATAGTTCAAGATAATCCACATGTACCCTTAACTGAAAAAATTCCTTCCAGTATCTATCTTGATAAGGACTTGAATCAGTCATTTTTGACCTCTATCTGGTTTATTATAATTAAAACTCTTTTTCATTTTACTTTTTCTCAGGCTGACTTGGTTTGTCTTTTTTGGCAGGTTTAGTTTCAGGTTTTTTGGTTTCGGTTTTTTTCTCGCCGGTGTCTTTAGCAGGTGTGGCGGTCTTTTTTTCGCTTTCTTTTTGCTTTGTATAACCTTCGCTCCTGTAATCGGTTGCGTAAAACCCGGAGCCCTTGAAAATCACGCCTGCACCGGCGCCGATAAGCCGTTTAAGTTTATTTTTGCCGCACTTAGGGCACTTGCGAAGCGATTTCGCCGTTATCATCTGGAGCTGCTCAAACTCGTGCCCGCAACTTTCGCATACATAATCATAGGTAGGCACAGGACTTACTCCTCACCTGCTGTTTCGTCTTTTGTCTGCTCTTGCTCTGAAGGCAGCTTATTAACAATTACCCTGCTTGCCCTGATGACCCTGCCATTGAGCCTGTAACCTTTTTGGAACTCTTCGAGCACGATGTTATCTTCTTTTTCGGGTTCAGTCTTATGTGATACCGCCTCGTGCAAAGCAGGGTCGAATTTGGCGCCCAGCGAATCAATGCGTTCTACGCCGTGAGATTTGAGGATATCGAGGATTTGGTCATAGATAATCCGGATACCCTTGACAAAAACATCTTTGCTTTCGGCCGATTGGGCGTTTTGAAGCGTATGCTCGAAATTATCCAGAGCAGGCAAAAGCGTCTTTATTATTCTTTCCTTTTCGTAAGCGATTGTGTCGGCAGTCTGTTTGGCTGCGCGTTTTTGAAAATTCATATAATCTGCGCTGACGCGCTGCAGTTTGCCGAAAAGCTCGTCTTTTTCTTTCTGCAACTGCTCTATCGCAGG from Phycisphaerae bacterium includes:
- a CDS encoding zinc ribbon domain-containing protein; the encoded protein is MPTYDYVCESCGHEFEQLQMITAKSLRKCPKCGKNKLKRLIGAGAGVIFKGSGFYATDYRSEGYTKQKESEKKTATPAKDTGEKKTETKKPETKPAKKDKPSQPEKK
- the grpE gene encoding nucleotide exchange factor GrpE — protein: MTHKRKEKPEGQQEPENTLPAIEQLQKEKDELFGKLQRVSADYMNFQKRAAKQTADTIAYEKERIIKTLLPALDNFEHTLQNAQSAESKDVFVKGIRIIYDQILDILKSHGVERIDSLGAKFDPALHEAVSHKTEPEKEDNIVLEEFQKGYRLNGRVIRASRVIVNKLPSEQEQTKDETAGEE